The following coding sequences lie in one Streptomyces albofaciens JCM 4342 genomic window:
- a CDS encoding TetR/AcrR family transcriptional regulator, with amino-acid sequence MASGDAAGARAAAPAARTSATARERILETAYELFSRRGIRGVGVDEVIARSQVAKATLYRNFPSKDELVLEFLRRREQRWTLGYVAAGARQRGTTPEEQLLAVFDVFDEWFRRPDFDACAFINVLLEMGRDHPLGQASIAHLENIRAFVRSLAEEAGLRDTDAFARSWHILMKGSIVSAAEGDTEAARRAQRMARTLIEQHR; translated from the coding sequence ATGGCTTCAGGGGACGCGGCCGGTGCGAGAGCCGCGGCGCCGGCCGCCCGTACGTCCGCCACGGCACGCGAACGCATCCTGGAGACGGCGTACGAGCTGTTCTCCCGGCGGGGGATCCGCGGGGTCGGCGTCGACGAGGTCATCGCCCGCTCCCAGGTGGCCAAGGCCACCCTCTACCGCAACTTCCCCTCCAAGGACGAGCTGGTGCTGGAGTTCCTCCGGCGCCGCGAGCAGCGCTGGACGCTGGGGTACGTGGCGGCCGGCGCGCGGCAGCGGGGCACCACCCCGGAGGAGCAACTGCTCGCCGTCTTCGACGTGTTCGACGAATGGTTCCGCCGGCCGGACTTCGACGCGTGCGCCTTCATCAACGTCCTGCTGGAAATGGGCCGGGACCACCCGCTGGGACAGGCGAGCATCGCCCATCTGGAGAACATCCGGGCCTTCGTACGGTCACTGGCGGAAGAGGCCGGGCTCCGGGACACCGACGCCTTCGCGCGCTCGTGGCACATCCTGATGAAGGGGTCGATCGTCTCGGCGGCCGAGGGCGACACGGAGGCCGCCCGGCGGGCGCAGCGGATGGCCCGGACGCTCATCGAGCAGCATCGCTGA
- a CDS encoding CoA-binding protein, with amino-acid sequence MYGDPATIRRILQESGDTWAVVGLSTNRNRAAYGVADVLQRYGKRIVPVHPKAERVHGEQGYPSLTAVPFPVDVVDVFVNSELAGGIADDAIAIGAKALWFQLGVIDETAYEKARAAGLDMVMDRCPAIEIPRLG; translated from the coding sequence GTGTACGGCGATCCGGCCACGATCCGCAGGATTCTCCAGGAATCCGGCGACACCTGGGCCGTCGTGGGCCTGTCCACCAACCGGAACCGCGCGGCCTACGGCGTCGCCGACGTCCTCCAGCGCTACGGCAAGCGCATCGTCCCCGTCCACCCCAAAGCCGAACGCGTCCACGGCGAACAGGGCTATCCGTCCCTGACCGCCGTCCCCTTCCCCGTCGATGTCGTCGATGTCTTCGTCAACAGCGAACTGGCCGGCGGCATAGCCGACGACGCCATCGCCATCGGCGCCAAGGCCCTCTGGTTCCAACTCGGCGTCATCGACGAAACGGCCTACGAGAAGGCCCGGGCAGCCGGCCTGGACATGGTGATGGACCGCTGCCCGGCCATCGAGATACCCCGGCTGGGCTGA
- a CDS encoding STAS domain-containing protein, giving the protein MPTPLAIARGKEVMPMREKPPRGPHLVEPSDSRLVIDVTRTPDGSTALLLTGEFDVHTVNSLCDTIVVLIEAGSRCLRLDLSGVTWCDNGSLYTLLGLKDAVHAADGYLALSWTGWPVAQGIARNGLWQLLHH; this is encoded by the coding sequence GTGCCGACGCCACTCGCCATCGCCCGGGGAAAAGAGGTGATGCCCATGCGGGAGAAGCCGCCGCGGGGCCCTCATCTGGTCGAACCGTCCGACTCGCGCCTGGTCATCGATGTGACGCGCACCCCTGACGGCAGCACGGCCCTGCTCCTCACCGGCGAGTTCGACGTCCACACGGTCAACAGCCTCTGCGACACCATCGTCGTCCTGATCGAAGCCGGCTCCCGCTGCCTGCGGCTCGACCTGTCCGGCGTCACCTGGTGCGACAACGGCAGCCTCTACACCCTCCTGGGCCTGAAGGACGCCGTACACGCCGCCGACGGCTACCTGGCACTGTCCTGGACCGGTTGGCCGGTCGCCCAGGGCATCGCACGCAACGGGCTCTGGCAGCTGCTGCACCACTGA
- a CDS encoding YigZ family protein → MQDQYRTLAREGVHEIEISKSRFICSLAPVATESEAQDFIARVRKEHPTARHNCFAYVLGADGGVQKASDDGEPGGTAGVPMLQMLVRREVRYVVAVVTRYFGGIKLGAGGLIRAYGGVVGEALDALGTVTRQRFRLVTVTVDHQRAGRVENDLRTTGRAVREVTYGADVRIEVGLPESDLDAFRAWLADTTAGTAGLEVGGEAYG, encoded by the coding sequence ATGCAGGACCAGTACCGGACTCTCGCGCGCGAGGGTGTCCACGAGATCGAGATCAGCAAGTCCCGCTTCATCTGCTCGCTCGCCCCGGTGGCGACCGAGAGCGAGGCGCAGGACTTCATCGCGCGCGTCCGCAAGGAGCACCCCACCGCGCGGCACAACTGCTTCGCGTACGTGCTCGGCGCCGACGGTGGGGTGCAGAAGGCCAGCGACGACGGTGAGCCGGGCGGCACCGCCGGGGTGCCCATGTTGCAGATGCTGGTCCGCCGCGAGGTCAGGTACGTCGTCGCGGTCGTCACCCGCTACTTCGGCGGCATCAAGCTGGGCGCGGGCGGCCTGATCCGCGCGTACGGGGGCGTCGTCGGCGAGGCCCTGGACGCGCTGGGCACGGTGACCCGGCAGCGCTTCCGGCTGGTCACCGTCACCGTCGACCACCAGCGCGCGGGGCGGGTGGAGAACGATCTGCGGACCACGGGGCGGGCGGTGCGCGAGGTGACGTACGGGGCCGACGTACGGATCGAGGTCGGGCTGCCGGAATCCGACCTGGACGCGTTCCGCGCCTGGCTGGCCGATACGACGGCGGGCACGGCCGGGCTGGAGGTGGGCGGGGAGGCCTACGGGTAG
- a CDS encoding serine hydrolase domain-containing protein translates to MTGVPTVAAAPFAWGPPPPRDLPEALLSAAPGASAVAVGLYRRGQRSFAVRGSTAFEGGAPVEPSTRFEAGSLTKTFTALLFAELAARGDVGHHDPVARHLPRGTRVPVRGTEITLTHLATHTSGLPRLPPGLLRSAAGRLTTNPYAGFGRADVLRALARTRLRSRPGDRVHYSNFGAGVLGHALSGADGGVPYEDLLAARVLRPLGLHDTSATPDPPAGSTQVTGYWHRRPRPPFAIPGLPGAGAVRSSAHDLLTFTEALISPGTAAVTGVPSAPLRTALEDVVRPRLVLPHSTARLALAWNIRPRPDGSGLYHHSGGTRGCTAFVGFSIRHDTALVALANCASGPGNTLVQRAYETLSELVRERVGG, encoded by the coding sequence ATGACCGGGGTCCCGACCGTCGCGGCGGCCCCCTTCGCCTGGGGCCCGCCCCCGCCACGGGACCTGCCCGAGGCACTGCTGTCCGCGGCCCCGGGCGCGAGCGCCGTCGCCGTCGGCCTGTACCGGCGCGGGCAGCGGTCGTTCGCCGTCCGGGGCAGCACCGCGTTCGAGGGCGGCGCGCCGGTCGAGCCGTCCACCCGCTTCGAGGCCGGCTCGCTCACCAAGACGTTCACCGCGCTGCTCTTCGCCGAGCTGGCCGCCCGCGGCGACGTGGGACACCACGACCCCGTCGCCCGCCACCTCCCGCGGGGCACCCGCGTCCCGGTACGCGGTACGGAGATCACCCTCACCCACCTGGCCACCCACACCTCGGGCCTGCCCCGGCTCCCCCCGGGCCTGCTGCGCTCCGCCGCCGGCCGGCTCACGACCAACCCGTACGCCGGCTTCGGCCGCGCCGACGTGCTGCGCGCCCTGGCCCGCACCCGGCTGCGGTCCCGGCCGGGCGACCGGGTGCACTACTCCAACTTCGGCGCCGGCGTCCTGGGACACGCCCTGAGCGGCGCGGACGGCGGTGTCCCGTACGAGGACCTGCTCGCGGCCCGCGTCCTGCGGCCCCTCGGCCTGCACGACACCAGCGCCACGCCGGACCCGCCCGCCGGTTCCACCCAGGTCACCGGCTACTGGCACCGCCGTCCCCGGCCGCCGTTCGCCATCCCCGGCCTGCCCGGCGCGGGCGCCGTCCGCTCCAGCGCCCACGACCTGCTCACCTTCACCGAGGCCCTGATCAGCCCGGGAACCGCGGCCGTCACCGGCGTGCCGTCGGCCCCGCTGCGCACCGCTCTGGAAGACGTCGTACGCCCCCGGCTCGTCCTGCCGCACAGCACCGCACGGCTCGCCCTGGCCTGGAACATCCGCCCCCGCCCCGACGGCTCCGGCCTGTACCACCACTCCGGCGGCACCCGCGGCTGCACGGCCTTCGTCGGCTTCAGCATCCGCCACGACACCGCGCTGGTCGCGCTGGCCAACTGCGCGTCCGGGCCCGGCAACACGCTGGTGCAGCGGGCGTACGAGACCTTGTCGGAGTTGGTGCGGGAGCGGGTCGGGGGGTGA
- a CDS encoding DUF6895 family protein: MTSAPARTAHDVSSRALAWLHANREYGALYDASREELTDDGDRYKSLGETALAASLVLRSGVAGTTELGFARTLLDFCWDQLDRGALLYERLLRHPLTTDPLETYSHFARGGYRYPQLERLLAHHVALRATHAVEHLPNRRLAVANAARVVGLDHGPGAHDWAGLTRATWLGATPEPWHIDWPTGYSVTHAVFHLTDWGRLPGGLPTDLCAYLVRWLPVWTDIWAEAGQWDLTAELMIVGACLPDPWSEDDDWRRLAAIQHEDGLVPRDDQPVDGDPAQRFDAHQHPTVVAVIAGTLALVRALDAPKRPGS; encoded by the coding sequence ATGACCTCCGCCCCGGCGCGCACTGCGCACGACGTCAGCTCCCGGGCCCTGGCCTGGCTGCACGCCAACCGGGAGTACGGCGCGCTGTACGACGCGTCGCGTGAAGAGCTCACGGACGACGGGGACCGGTACAAGTCCCTCGGCGAGACGGCACTCGCCGCCTCCCTGGTCCTGCGCAGCGGCGTCGCCGGAACCACGGAACTCGGATTCGCCCGCACACTCCTGGACTTCTGCTGGGACCAGCTGGACCGCGGCGCGCTGCTGTACGAACGGCTGCTGCGCCACCCGCTCACCACCGACCCGTTGGAGACCTACTCCCACTTCGCCCGCGGCGGCTACCGGTACCCGCAGCTGGAACGGCTGCTGGCCCACCACGTCGCACTGCGGGCGACGCACGCCGTGGAACACCTGCCCAACCGGCGGCTCGCGGTGGCCAACGCCGCGCGGGTGGTCGGGCTCGACCACGGTCCCGGCGCCCACGACTGGGCCGGACTGACCCGGGCCACCTGGCTCGGCGCCACGCCCGAGCCCTGGCACATCGACTGGCCGACCGGTTACTCCGTCACCCACGCCGTCTTCCACCTCACCGACTGGGGCCGGCTGCCCGGCGGCCTGCCGACGGACCTCTGCGCCTACCTCGTCCGGTGGCTGCCGGTGTGGACCGACATCTGGGCGGAGGCCGGGCAGTGGGACCTCACGGCCGAGCTGATGATCGTCGGCGCCTGCCTGCCCGACCCCTGGTCCGAGGACGACGACTGGCGGCGGCTGGCGGCCATCCAGCACGAGGACGGCCTGGTGCCCCGCGACGACCAGCCCGTGGACGGCGACCCGGCGCAGCGTTTCGATGCCCATCAGCACCCGACCGTCGTGGCGGTGATCGCCGGAACCCTGGCCCTCGTACGCGCCCTGGACGCCCCGAAGCGGCCCGGCTCATGA
- a CDS encoding acyltransferase gives MPKKQNVFSSVVAWRRRAVSRAVHRGARWVREAGAVTAERPGPYRFRRLGAGARLAYPQGTVFGDPWIEIGAYCIIAQDVTLTAGMMPGLDLGPDPILTLGNGVVLGRGSHVIADVRLTIGDDCFFGPGVYVTTTNHSYDDPELPVGKQWPRSEPVTIGPGSWIGTGAVILPGARLGRNVVVAAGAVVRGEVPDHSVVAGAPAKVVRSWDPEAGWQPPLRTPAPVPIPEGVTSQELMALAALEAETGGMDAGGAGPGEPGHGAQGAPVPRPADAP, from the coding sequence GTGCCGAAAAAGCAGAACGTGTTCTCATCGGTGGTGGCCTGGCGCCGCCGGGCCGTGTCCCGCGCGGTGCACCGCGGAGCGCGCTGGGTGCGGGAGGCGGGCGCCGTCACCGCCGAGCGCCCGGGGCCGTACCGCTTCCGCCGGCTCGGGGCCGGCGCCCGGCTGGCCTATCCGCAGGGCACCGTCTTCGGCGACCCGTGGATCGAGATCGGCGCGTACTGCATCATCGCCCAGGACGTGACGCTGACCGCCGGCATGATGCCCGGCCTCGACCTCGGCCCCGACCCGATCCTCACCCTCGGCAACGGCGTCGTCCTGGGCCGCGGCAGCCATGTGATCGCCGATGTCCGGCTGACCATCGGCGACGACTGCTTCTTCGGCCCCGGCGTGTACGTCACGACCACCAACCACAGCTACGACGACCCCGAACTGCCCGTCGGCAAGCAGTGGCCGCGCAGCGAGCCGGTCACGATCGGCCCGGGCAGCTGGATCGGCACCGGGGCGGTGATACTCCCGGGCGCCCGGCTGGGCCGCAACGTCGTGGTCGCGGCCGGCGCGGTCGTACGGGGCGAGGTCCCCGACCACTCGGTGGTGGCCGGGGCGCCCGCCAAGGTCGTCCGCTCCTGGGACCCGGAGGCCGGCTGGCAGCCGCCGCTGCGCACCCCCGCCCCGGTGCCGATCCCCGAAGGCGTCACGTCCCAAGAGCTCATGGCGCTGGCGGCGCTGGAGGCGGAGACGGGCGGCATGGATGCGGGCGGCGCGGGGCCGGGGGAGCCGGGGCACGGGGCGCAGGGGGCGCCGGTGCCGAGGCCCGCGGACGCGCCGTGA
- a CDS encoding helix-turn-helix domain-containing protein: MDNRGNTDPATARDVTEFLAMLRDLKERRGLTYRQLEQRAAEQGEVLARSTLADVLGGRRLPRPEVLAVFVRACGEGERLAAWLEARENVAARPTADAAAPAPEHPWRRRLSSRAHRRTPLLLAAAAALVAVGATAWALTSGGTPTGAAAGTPGRHETSAGAPTPDQRRSGRGDDTATGAQAGAQRAVPAGWIRIRPAAAPALCVTEGLVQDGRYDDLVAVQRPCGDVAPQRTELEPAGSHLYRISWVHPGRGKGCLTALSGGPADGLLEPRNTCGEASGFRVESTPSGTGGKHARYVFRTDAQQCLGIRDSRTAPGAEVMLQRCTGGTAQEFLIDPAA, translated from the coding sequence ATGGACAACAGGGGGAACACGGATCCGGCCACGGCCCGTGACGTGACGGAATTTCTCGCCATGCTGCGGGACCTCAAGGAGCGCCGCGGCCTCACCTACCGGCAGCTCGAACAACGCGCCGCCGAGCAGGGCGAGGTGCTGGCGCGCAGCACCCTCGCGGACGTCCTGGGCGGCCGGCGGCTGCCGCGCCCGGAGGTTCTCGCGGTCTTCGTACGCGCCTGCGGGGAGGGCGAGCGGCTGGCGGCCTGGCTGGAGGCGCGCGAGAACGTGGCCGCGAGGCCGACGGCGGACGCGGCGGCCCCGGCCCCGGAACACCCATGGCGCCGACGCCTCTCGTCCCGCGCACACCGCCGCACCCCTCTGCTCCTCGCGGCGGCGGCCGCCCTCGTCGCGGTGGGCGCCACGGCCTGGGCACTGACCTCCGGAGGAACACCGACGGGTGCCGCCGCCGGTACGCCCGGGCGACACGAGACTTCAGCCGGAGCCCCCACACCGGACCAGCGGCGGTCCGGGCGCGGCGACGACACGGCCACCGGCGCGCAGGCCGGCGCCCAGCGGGCGGTCCCCGCAGGCTGGATACGGATCCGTCCCGCCGCAGCCCCCGCTCTCTGCGTGACCGAAGGCCTGGTCCAGGACGGGCGTTACGACGACCTGGTGGCCGTACAGCGGCCGTGCGGGGACGTCGCGCCGCAGCGCACCGAGCTGGAACCGGCCGGGTCGCACCTCTACCGCATCTCCTGGGTGCACCCCGGCCGGGGCAAGGGGTGCCTGACGGCCCTGTCCGGCGGCCCGGCGGACGGGTTGCTGGAACCGCGGAACACCTGCGGCGAGGCGAGCGGCTTCCGCGTCGAGAGCACACCGTCCGGTACGGGCGGGAAGCACGCCCGGTATGTCTTCCGCACCGACGCACAGCAGTGCCTGGGCATACGGGACTCCCGTACGGCCCCGGGGGCCGAAGTCATGCTCCAGCGCTGCACGGGCGGCACCGCCCAGGAGTTCCTGATCGACCCCGCTGCCTAG
- a CDS encoding Mut7-C RNAse domain-containing protein: MNRPEIHLTVAPELRLFVPSERRAGRTSLRTDGSSTLGHVVESLGVPLTEVGRLLVDGRETAVSHVPRDGEDVEVCAVRRPQRVPGAPLRFLLDVHLGTLARRLRLLGVDAAYESTDIGDPALAARSAAERRVLLSRDRGLLRRRENWAGAFVYSDRPDEQLRDVLGRFAPELAPWTRCTACNGLLKEAEKGTVEERLEGGTRRTYDVFAQCTVCERVYWHGAHHARLEAVVDAAVREFGGAAARRG; encoded by the coding sequence GTGAACCGACCCGAGATCCACCTCACTGTCGCCCCTGAGCTGCGGCTCTTCGTCCCTTCCGAGCGGCGCGCAGGCCGCACTTCACTGCGTACCGACGGGTCGTCCACCCTCGGACACGTCGTGGAATCGCTCGGCGTCCCGCTGACCGAAGTGGGCCGCCTGCTCGTGGACGGGCGGGAGACGGCGGTGTCGCACGTACCGCGGGACGGTGAGGACGTGGAGGTGTGCGCGGTGCGGCGGCCGCAGCGGGTGCCGGGCGCTCCGCTGCGGTTCCTGCTCGACGTGCATCTGGGGACGCTCGCGCGGCGGCTGCGGCTGCTGGGCGTGGACGCGGCGTACGAGAGCACGGACATCGGCGACCCGGCCCTGGCCGCGCGGTCGGCGGCCGAGCGGCGGGTGCTGCTGTCGCGGGACCGCGGTCTGCTGCGGCGGCGCGAGAACTGGGCGGGCGCGTTCGTCTACAGCGACCGCCCCGACGAACAACTGCGCGATGTACTGGGCCGGTTCGCGCCGGAGCTCGCGCCGTGGACCCGGTGCACGGCGTGCAACGGGCTGCTCAAGGAGGCCGAGAAGGGCACGGTCGAGGAGCGGCTGGAGGGCGGGACGCGGCGTACGTACGACGTGTTCGCCCAGTGCACCGTCTGCGAGCGGGTGTACTGGCACGGCGCGCACCACGCGCGGCTGGAGGCCGTCGTGGACGCCGCGGTCCGCGAGTTCGGCGGGGCGGCGGCCCGGCGCGGGTAG
- a CDS encoding helix-turn-helix domain-containing protein, whose amino-acid sequence MTDLDQLTQSLARNLKHWRAERGYTLDALAARAGVSRGMIIQIEQARTNPSVGTTVKIADALGVSITTLLDYEQGPDVRIVAPGDAVRMWSTEAGSHTSLLVGGEAPGPFELWRWHLVPGEQSMSDPHPPGSVELLHVTEGELTLVVDGAEHTVPTGGSATFEAKVAHGYRNDGDRPLEMTMAVLIPPTG is encoded by the coding sequence GTGACCGACCTCGACCAGCTCACCCAGTCGCTGGCCCGCAACCTCAAGCACTGGCGGGCCGAGCGCGGCTACACGCTCGACGCGCTGGCCGCCCGTGCCGGGGTCAGCCGCGGCATGATCATCCAGATCGAGCAGGCCCGGACCAACCCGAGCGTCGGCACCACCGTCAAGATCGCCGACGCGCTGGGCGTCAGCATCACCACTCTGCTCGACTACGAGCAGGGCCCCGACGTGCGGATCGTGGCGCCGGGGGACGCGGTACGGATGTGGTCCACCGAGGCGGGCAGCCACACCTCCCTCCTGGTGGGCGGGGAGGCCCCGGGCCCCTTCGAGCTGTGGCGGTGGCACCTGGTGCCCGGCGAGCAGAGCATGTCCGACCCGCACCCGCCCGGCTCGGTCGAACTGCTCCACGTCACGGAGGGCGAGCTGACGCTCGTGGTGGACGGCGCGGAGCACACGGTGCCCACGGGCGGTTCGGCGACGTTCGAGGCCAAGGTGGCGCACGGCTACCGCAACGACGGCGACCGCCCGCTGGAGATGACGATGGCGGTCCTCATCCCGCCCACCGGCTGA
- a CDS encoding cytochrome P450 has product MEGVQAVFDPWSPDFVADPYPAYAELRARGRVHHFAPSDQWLVPHHADVAALLRDRRLGRTYRHRFTHEEFGRPAPPPEHEPFHVLNDNGMLDLEAPAHTRIRRLVSKAFTARTVERLRPYVETLADRLAAGLVADGGGDLVARVAEPLPVAVIAEMLGIPEGDRPLLRPWSAAICGMYELNPPEETARRAVAASLEFSGYLRELIAARRTAPGDDLISGLIAAYDEGESLSEQEMISTCVLLLNAGHEATVNATANGWYALFRHPAQLAALRADPAALLPTAVEELLRHDTPLQLFERWVLDDIEIGGTVVPRGSEVALLFGSANHDPAAFGHPERLDLARKDNPHISFSAGVHYCIGAPLARIELAASLAALLRRAPDLRLAAEPERKPNFVIRGLRELLVTV; this is encoded by the coding sequence ATGGAAGGAGTCCAGGCAGTCTTCGATCCCTGGTCGCCGGATTTCGTCGCCGACCCGTACCCCGCCTACGCCGAGCTGCGCGCCCGCGGCCGGGTGCACCACTTCGCGCCGTCGGACCAGTGGCTCGTCCCGCACCACGCGGACGTCGCGGCGCTGCTCCGCGACCGCCGGCTGGGCCGTACGTACCGGCACCGCTTCACGCACGAGGAGTTCGGCCGCCCCGCCCCGCCGCCGGAGCACGAGCCGTTCCACGTCCTCAACGACAACGGCATGCTCGACCTGGAGGCGCCCGCCCACACCCGCATCCGCCGCCTGGTCTCGAAGGCGTTCACCGCCCGCACGGTGGAGCGGCTGCGGCCGTACGTCGAAACCCTGGCGGACCGGCTGGCCGCCGGCCTGGTCGCGGACGGCGGCGGGGACCTCGTGGCGCGGGTCGCGGAACCCCTGCCGGTCGCGGTGATCGCCGAGATGCTCGGCATCCCGGAGGGCGACCGGCCGCTGCTGCGCCCCTGGTCGGCCGCGATCTGCGGGATGTACGAGCTGAACCCGCCGGAGGAGACGGCCCGGCGGGCGGTGGCCGCATCGCTGGAGTTCTCCGGCTATCTGCGGGAGCTGATCGCCGCGCGGCGCACCGCGCCGGGGGACGATCTGATCTCCGGGCTGATCGCCGCGTACGACGAGGGCGAGTCGCTGAGCGAACAGGAGATGATCTCCACCTGTGTCCTGCTGCTGAACGCGGGGCACGAGGCCACCGTCAACGCGACGGCCAACGGCTGGTACGCCCTCTTCCGCCACCCCGCGCAGCTGGCGGCCCTGCGCGCGGACCCGGCCGCGCTGCTCCCCACCGCCGTCGAGGAACTGCTGCGCCACGACACCCCGCTCCAGCTCTTCGAACGCTGGGTGCTGGACGACATCGAGATCGGCGGCACGGTCGTGCCGCGCGGCAGTGAGGTGGCGCTGCTCTTCGGCTCGGCCAACCACGACCCGGCGGCCTTCGGCCACCCCGAACGGCTCGACCTCGCCCGCAAGGACAACCCGCACATCTCCTTCAGCGCGGGTGTCCACTACTGCATCGGCGCTCCCCTGGCCCGTATCGAACTGGCCGCCTCGCTGGCGGCGTTGCTCCGCCGGGCCCCGGACCTGCGCCTGGCCGCCGAGCCGGAACGCAAGCCCAACTTCGTCATCCGGGGGCTGCGCGAGCTGCTGGTCACGGTGTGA
- a CDS encoding YbaK/EbsC family protein produces MPVPMDAFDEVRPALDCLDLLPEPVAAAIRGRRGSVPVEQFHYVDTDPAIADTAELVAHHGPWLLEQSANCVVVAGKRGGAVTLAACVVLSHTRVDVNGEVRRRLGARKASFAPMDTAVGETGMEYGGITPIGLPAGWPLFLDAAVADIPYALIGSGSRRGKLIVPGKALAELPGAVVVEGLGLGE; encoded by the coding sequence ATGCCTGTGCCCATGGATGCCTTCGACGAGGTCCGCCCCGCCCTCGACTGCCTGGACCTGCTGCCCGAACCGGTCGCCGCCGCGATCCGCGGCCGGCGGGGAAGCGTACCGGTCGAACAGTTCCACTACGTGGACACCGACCCGGCGATCGCGGACACCGCCGAACTCGTGGCGCACCACGGTCCGTGGCTGCTGGAGCAGTCGGCGAACTGCGTGGTCGTGGCGGGCAAGCGGGGCGGCGCCGTCACCCTCGCCGCCTGTGTGGTCCTCTCGCACACCCGGGTCGACGTGAACGGCGAAGTGCGCCGCCGGCTCGGGGCCCGCAAGGCGTCGTTCGCGCCCATGGACACCGCCGTCGGCGAGACCGGCATGGAGTACGGCGGCATCACCCCGATCGGCCTGCCCGCCGGCTGGCCCCTGTTCCTGGACGCCGCCGTGGCGGACATCCCGTACGCGCTGATCGGCAGCGGCAGCCGGCGCGGCAAGCTCATCGTCCCGGGCAAGGCGCTGGCGGAGCTGCCGGGGGCGGTGGTCGTCGAGGGGCTGGGGCTGGGGGAGTAG
- a CDS encoding RidA family protein, with product MAVTLVNPQGLPEIPAYRQVSIASGSKLVFTAGQVAWDADGATVGEGDLAAQVEQCYLNVGTALAEAGATFGDVVKMSVYVVDWTPDKLPLFMEGVARASAKLGVTPVPPSTLLGVAALHIPEHLVEVEATAVVD from the coding sequence ATGGCCGTCACGCTGGTGAACCCCCAGGGGTTGCCGGAAATCCCCGCCTACCGGCAGGTGTCGATCGCCTCCGGATCGAAGCTGGTCTTCACCGCCGGACAGGTCGCCTGGGACGCCGACGGGGCCACGGTCGGCGAGGGCGACCTCGCCGCACAGGTCGAGCAGTGCTACCTCAACGTCGGTACGGCCCTGGCCGAGGCCGGTGCCACCTTCGGCGACGTGGTGAAGATGTCCGTCTACGTCGTGGACTGGACCCCGGACAAGCTGCCCCTGTTCATGGAGGGTGTCGCCCGTGCGTCCGCGAAGCTGGGGGTCACGCCGGTGCCGCCGTCCACGCTGCTGGGTGTCGCGGCGCTGCACATACCCGAGCACTTGGTGGAGGTCGAGGCGACCGCGGTCGTCGACTGA
- a CDS encoding DUF3048 domain-containing protein gives MTRRTGTAVAALLCALLAGAASGCQQGGTTGRSPFTGKAARAAPVLAVKIDNVRAARPQTGLDGADLVYVERVESGLSRLLAVYSSQLPESVGPVRSARESDLELLRQFGRPAFAYSGTQTKLDPVVEAAPLYPLPPGKAGDAYSRSKDRAAPHNLYVSPARALKAAPHASTARDIGFRFGAAPSGGRDTSSYTARYPSARFTFDWSAERHGWLVSMDGDPVRATGGQRLAVPTVVVQGVRIHASRYHDRWGAYSPYTETTGAGPARVLRDGKAYEAHWSRPSADGGTDFTTASGAPLAFASGQVWVVYVPQDAVGGGAG, from the coding sequence TTGACGAGGCGTACGGGGACGGCGGTGGCGGCGCTGCTCTGCGCCCTGCTGGCCGGTGCGGCGAGCGGCTGCCAGCAGGGCGGCACCACCGGGCGTTCACCGTTCACGGGGAAGGCCGCGCGGGCCGCCCCGGTGCTCGCCGTGAAGATCGACAACGTACGTGCCGCACGCCCGCAGACGGGCCTCGACGGCGCGGACCTCGTCTATGTGGAGCGGGTCGAGTCGGGGCTCTCCCGGCTGCTGGCGGTCTACTCCTCCCAACTGCCGGAGTCCGTCGGCCCGGTGCGCAGCGCGCGCGAATCCGACCTGGAGCTGCTGCGCCAGTTCGGCCGCCCCGCGTTCGCCTACTCCGGTACGCAGACCAAGCTGGACCCGGTCGTCGAAGCCGCCCCGCTGTACCCGCTGCCGCCCGGCAAGGCCGGCGACGCCTACTCCCGCAGCAAGGATCGCGCGGCGCCGCACAACCTCTACGTCAGCCCCGCGCGCGCCCTGAAGGCGGCGCCCCACGCGAGCACCGCCCGCGACATCGGCTTCCGCTTTGGCGCCGCGCCGTCAGGCGGGCGCGACACCTCCTCGTACACGGCCCGGTACCCGTCCGCCCGCTTCACCTTCGACTGGTCGGCGGAGCGGCACGGCTGGCTGGTGTCCATGGACGGCGACCCGGTCCGCGCCACGGGCGGACAGCGCCTCGCCGTCCCCACGGTCGTCGTCCAGGGCGTACGCATCCACGCCTCCCGCTACCACGACCGCTGGGGTGCCTACTCCCCGTACACCGAGACCACCGGCGCGGGGCCCGCCCGCGTACTGCGTGACGGCAAGGCGTACGAGGCCCACTGGTCGCGGCCGTCCGCCGACGGCGGTACGGACTTCACCACCGCGTCGGGTGCACCGCTCGCGTTCGCGTCCGGACAGGTGTGGGTGGTGTACGTACCGCAGGACGCGGTGGGCGGCGGTGCCGGGTAG